The Mercurialis annua linkage group LG7, ddMerAnnu1.2, whole genome shotgun sequence genome includes the window GCCAACATAACATCGGGCTGACCCTGTTCAACATCACACATCCAATCAGATACACCTTCTCGACGAGCAGTAACCCCAAAAGTCTTTGCAGCTGCTCGACGAGCAGTGACAACATCTGCATCTACTCGATGAGTAGTAGAAGAAACAAGCCATTCTCTCATAGCACAAACTCAGCGAGCAAGAGATGCTCGACGAGTCGTACCACTAAACCCAGGTCGATGAGCAGTAGCTACTAGGCGAGTTCCACCATCAACAGAAGAAGACCTTTTCATTCTCATTATCTTTCTTCTTTCTTGTTTTTCGCTTTCGTATTGTTCTTCTCTCTTCTTAATCACTTGTTGAATCTTTGTCTTTTTTCCTTCTTTGATCATGGATGAGGGTTACGAGAAGGCCGCTGCTTCTCTAAAGAGGTGGCCTTGTTCAATGCCATCCCTTACGACTTTCTTTTAGATTTATCGGCTGAGGGCCAGTTTGCAAATTCGCGCCCTCCTCCTGATCACTCGTTTATTTTTGAAGAGCAATTACTGGATGGTCTCCATTTCCTAGATTCTCCACTGCTTCGCTTTCTTGAATCATGGGGTGTCGCTTTATCTCAACTCCATCCAAACTCTATCCGTCATTTTATATATCTCAAGTCGCTTTATCATCTTCATGGTGAGCGGATGACCATCGCTCGTATTCATTACTGGATGACCTCTGTTTATCTGTGTAAAGATTGGCCATTCATTATCCTAAGTCTTTGCTCAGCGTTGAAGATGTTTAATGACATTCCAGATTCTTTAAAGAAGTGGAAGGGTAAGTTTTGTCCTAGCTCCCATTCTACCCGTTCTTTTGAGCATGTCCTCTGGTGTTTGCATATTGACCAACGGGAACCTTCGGTAATACCTATGGAGGAACAGACACAGAGGACCATATTGGCGCTACTTATGCTGAGGGGTCCCAGTAATATGATGACCTCATTAGTGAGTATTTATGGAGACACGTTGCTCCCGGGGAAGATGCTCCAACAAACGTTGTTTCTTCTGCTAGTAtgttttctgttttgttttttgttgtttttttcttttattattcggTTGTAAATGCTTCTTTGATGTGTTGGCTTTAGTAAGCCGTTCCTTCGCTCCTTCCGCTCCTTTACCCGCTGAGTCCCCCGCCATTTCTTGGAAGCGAGTCGAGGAGGATTTCTTGGAGCTTTATCCTAAAAAGAACCATTTGTTTGGGCCACCTCCTCCTCTTATTTTGGTACCTTCATCTACGCCCTTTGAGGGTAAGCGATGCCATATCTCCCATTTCTTCTAGAGGATCCCCTGTTATTATGCCTTCGTCGATTTCCCTAATTGTGGCGGCATCGGCTCTTTTGGTACCAACATCTTGTATCCTTCAGTTGCTTCAGCTTCTTCTCCATCCAAGGTTATTAAGGAAGATGCAATTACAGTTTCTAGTGTCAATGTTCACCCCGGCTCTCACTTGATCCTTCCTTATGATTTTAGTCGCATCGATTTGGGCGTTCTTCACCAGGTTCATGATTTTACTAGGATGATGGATCCTCCCTCTTTCTACCATTGCTTGGAGGACAACAGTTTTTATGATTCGATTTGTCAGGATTTCCTCAATATTGTCGATGGGTTGCGCATTGCTTAACAAAGGTATATTTCTAAAGAGTGTGAGTTGGTGGCTCAGCAGGCGAATTTCAAGTTTGCTACAACACAAGTGAAGTCCGCTTTGATCGAACAAGACATTCAGCGGAAAGCTAATGTTGCTTTGCGGGCCGAGTGAAGTCGAGTTAAGGATGATTATGCTGCTTTGGATGAGAGCATAGAGGATTCTTGCTTCCTCATTTCCCGGATGCTAAGGTTGCATCATTAGGCGATCCGTGATAATTACTGACTCTTCATCCTTGTGGGGATACTTCtttcttgtaatttttttatttttgtaggcTATATTGGTCATTGTTTGATTGTCTTAATGGATTTCGCGCTTCTTTTATCTCTTTATTTGCtccatttgtttttcttttttcttgtcatcatttttgtgttttgtttgtgTTTTCTTGGGGGAATGTTTCCAAGATTTTTTGGCCGTTgccttattattttattttaaggaatGTTCCTTAAATGCTTTGGCTGTTGCCTTTTGAGAGATGTCTCTCAAATGTTTTGGTCGTTGCCTTTTGAGAAATGCTTCTCAAATGTCGTGGCTGCCTTTTCGGAGTTGTTTCCCAtatgttttgtttgttagttttttttgttGCTTATGTTAAACATTGCTTTGTGATATTTAATCATTCACGATACATTTTGAGATGTTCTACATTGCTTTGTGATATTTAATCATTCATAATCTCTACTTCTATTGTCTTGGTTACCCTGTACGATCCTTCCCAATTGCTTTCGAGTTTGCCTACCCCAGCATTGTGTATACCTATTTCGGCATCTCTTACGACCAGGTCTCCCACTTTGAATTCCTGCGGTTGTTCTCTCTTGTTGTGGTATCTCGCCGCTTGGCTTCGGTATGCTTCTACTCGTATGTTTGCCATATGTCTTTTTTCTTCCAGTTATTCTCTCGACAGCCGCAATTTTATTCATTTGCTTCTTTATTGTGGTTTTTTGTTCGTATCGTAGGCATTCCAATTTCCACTGGAATGACCTCATTTTTCCCGTATGTCAGTCGGAAAGGTGTTTCGCTTGTTCCTTTCCTTGGTGTCATTTTGTATGACCAGATTACACTGTGTAGTTCCTCCGCCCAATTGTCTTTTGCTTCGTCTAGTCTTTTCTTCAACCCTTTGCAAATTGTTCTGTTTGTAATCTCTATCTTTCTGTTGTTTTGCGGATGCACCACTAATGCGAACTGCAAGTTTATGCCCAACTTCTCACAAAAGCCTCTGAATGTAGTACTgtcgaactgctttccgttgtcCGTGACCAGTGTCTTAGGTATACCCATTTGGTAGAATGGTCGACGGCTACGAAGATGAACTTATTTTGGTTCTTCAATGTTGGAATTGTCCCAGGATATCTATTCCCCATTTTTTAAATGGCAAGGGTTATGTGTTGGCTTGGTTTCTTGGGCGGGTATGTGTGATCTATCGCTATGCTTCTGGCATTTGTCGCACTTCTTGACCAATTCTTTTACATCCGACTCCATGGTTGACCAATAGTAACCTTGCAAGTATACTTTTCTAGTCATGGCGGTTGGTCCTTTGTGGGCTGCACAAATTCCATCATGTACTTCGCTTAGGATGTACTGTCCTTTTCTTTATGACAGACACATGGACCATGGGTGGCTTGCCAACGTTTGGTACATCGTTCCTTGGTAGATTGCATACATGTTAGCTATCCTTCTAATTCTCTCGGCTTCTCCTTTATCTTTTGGCGTTTCGTTTGTCTCTTGGTATTTCTAGATAGGATCCAACCATGGGCCAATCTCCTATATGTGGTGGCTTGTCGGGGTGTCGATTGTTGGTGCCTCTGTTTCTTCTTTGAGTTCCATGATATGGAATTTGTCATTCTTTTCGGAGGCTGCTTTTGCTATTGGGTCTGCTTCGGCGTTTTCTTCTCTTCTTATCTTTGTTATTTGCCATTCTCCTCCTATCTTTTCAATTTCTTGCAGCAACTCCTGTTCCCTTTTATGATATTTTACTAGGTTTTCTTCTTTCGTGGCGAATGTTCCATCGATTTGTTCGACCACCAGTTGCGAATCACAGTATCTTTAGATTCTCCGCAATTCTTACCTCAGGCGCTAGTGCTAATCCTGCTATCAGTGCCTGATACTCTACTACATTTTTTGTTGTTGTGAAGTTCAGATAGACTGCGTACTTGATTCGCACCTTGTGCAGGCCTTTGAGGGTGACCCATGCTACTGCTCCCTTCTCATTCTTGGCCCCATCTACGTACAATATCCATTGCTTCTTAACATCCGCTTCTAGTTCAGAATAGCCAATGAGTTGCACCACATAGTTGGCTAGGGCCTGAGCTTTCATCGCTTGTCTAGGTTCATACCTGATGTCGTACGACTATTGGATGCACTTGGAAGTATGGTTTCAACTTCTTTGCTGTTGTTGTCAGAGCTAGtgccattttatcaatttatgggTATTTGTATTTGACGTCTTTCAAGCTTTAGCTTACATACTACACGGGGAGTTGTTGCCCTTCTTCTTCCCTTACTAGGACCGTTGCTATGGTGTCTTTGCACACTGATATGTATAAGTATAGGGTTTTTGCATCTACAGGTCTGTTTAGTAGTGATGGTTTGAGTAggaattttttcatatatatcgTCAAAGGCTTGGTTGCATTCTTCACCCCATTTGaatgtttttgttttcaatGTGTTGTAGAATGGGAGGCATCTTTTTGCTGTTGACGATATGAACCTTCCCAGTGTTGTTACTCCTCCATTGAGAATTTGGACTTCACGTTGATTCTTTGGAGGGCTCATTTCTAGGATGGCCTTGATCTTTTCCGGGTTTGCTTCTACTCCCCTTTTTGACACCATGTATCCGAGGAACTTTCCTTCTTGTATGCCAAACATTCATTTTTCTGGTTTCATTTTCATGTTGAACTTGTCGAGAACTTCCATCACGTCGTCAACAAATACTTCCATTATTTTTCTGATTTGCTCTTTGAACATGTACTTCTTTAGCCGTAGGTATGTGGCACCTACATTTTCAAACCCAAATGACATCATTGTGTATTAGTAAGTACCTCCATTGGTGACAAAACTCATTTTAGTCTGATCTTCTTTCTTCATCGAGATCTGGTTGTATCCTTGCGCCATGTCTACTAGATTATATAGCTTGTAGCCCGCGGTGGAGTCGACTAATTGGTTGATGTTGGGCAGGGGGAAGAAGTATTTTGGGCACACCTTGTTTA containing:
- the LOC126657110 gene encoding uncharacterized protein LOC126657110, whose protein sequence is MGIPKTLVTDNGKQFDSTTFRGFCEKLGINLQFALVVHPQNNRKIEITNRTICKGLKKRLDEAKDNWAEELHSWKLECLRYEQKTTIKKQMNKIAAVERITGRKKTYGKHTSRSIPKPSGEIPQQERTTAGIQSGRPGRKRCRNRYTQCWGRQTRKQLGRIVQGNQDNRSRDYE